The nucleotide window tggaacaaagctgttcatgtttcatcaaatttgcttttgcatcacaatttttagatttgtttgatgtaaatctatgaaaacagaaattacaaatgtgtacttgacccttgtgttttgaaaggtcAGAGAAAAGACGTGATAATCCGTTTTTCCTGTTTGCGGTATTaattaaacagaaatgagtttttcctgcatcggctttcagcattaaaagattaatttggtgcttaTGAGTGCAGAAAATGCTTGTGCGGTAGGGGAAAAACTCTTTGTTGTCATaggcgatgacgtgaattgcaatatcctgATTTAGTATTCCAAATTTCTCAATATCGCATGTCGTCACCGGAAAAAttacacctcgcgtattaagtgtgtgagcaaacttgctcaaatactttacagtcaagcgCGAGTTCgttggtttctgatggaaatacgcaaggactgaccataaaaagcatttttcgtcagacagatttttgacatttataataaattttttgtttttaagaaactgcGGTGTTTGAATGTAACTGGATGtgaatattggattaaatttaatcacgttcacatccagtgagtcaattttcttcaaaacccaACCGCTGCCATGTCGAACAAAGTTGTCAAAAGATGACAGGATTTTTCTTATGGCCAACATGAAATGATcgttaaaatcttcataattctcaagcacgtttagcgctatgttggagtaactatgaagatttatgagagatgagacagtctcgctaacctcatcatccatcaccactaatttatacaataaaacattcaacACGATGAACAATTTTATATTCGCATCATGGCGAGCTGCGTGCTCCCTAATCATCTCGAAAACGCACCGTTTCAATCTCTTGAGCACATTCTTGATGCTAATTTCCTCGGGATCCTCGATGGTTATACAATGGCGGACAGTGCTGGAATTCACGCCATGTAGTCTTCGCTCCCTCGGCATGATGTAGATAGTAGATTCTGGAAAACGAAAGAATAACGATCAGTATGACATAGAATTAGAGTGATAGAGTACAACTGcatgtttttaaatcagttgtgaattggcattggtagaagaaggctgtgtgaaaatgatatctcaagatcacataataatgcatgaaagattaagattattaacttttgataaaagatggatgAAATCTTCTCTGCATTTGTCGGTGGGAAACATGatgaaagagggatttatattcgcaTGTGGGCCAGACATTGTGcgctgtgtattttgttcaatttatttgggaaaatgggaagaaagtgacataccagcaatagaacatgcaaggtacagcccgaactgtgtattgagaaggaaagataatataacaattgaagaggagaatttcgataataatattctacgcaAATATGAAGgaagatattcaacttttaatcgtgtagaagattcatccattcaaggagagtattttgaaaagcatcatctacattgtgactattgtaaatcattatctgataaagcagactattttgcgagaaatggttatttcttacataaaaatcactatctgaaatgtgtctattgcaaaaatattatcgaaaatccatttgaaaaagtaatacatttacagttttgtttatatgaagagtgcgAGAAAGAAGCGCGAGGAGAGGATTATCCAGATATACCACATCGTAAAGATGAGCTAAAATCGCGTGCATGCAGTATACTGTAAAAGGTTTTTAGTCCAccaaggacaaaaattgtcctccgaggacaagaATCCTCCCAttcgaggacaaaaactgtcctccgatgacaaaaatcctcccctccgaggacaaaaactgtcctccgatgacaaaaatcctcccctccgaggacaaaaattgtcctccaaggacaaaaattgtcctccgatgacaatttttctctcctcagaggataaaatcaaagtaaaaatgtacttacatgtgctggttgatgctgcgtgaatgaCAGGTATCTCCTCGACTGTAGATGCACAGGTATAAATAGTGGCTATGCTTCCTTTTCAGATTGCTCATTAACCTCTCAGGTATGTTGCCGCGACAAGAGCTCAACTGGCTATGAGGTCGGAAGCcaagttgagaggtgagaaaatgctgtgaaaacaatgaaatattcaatGACTGATAACATGAGAAATCAATAAGCATCATGAGAGACAGGATGGTATCtgaaaatatagaatgtttgagtGAGCCCCATGCTGAGACGTAGAGGAGAATTCACCTTCTAGCAGGTGCGGGTCTCGCTCAGCAGACACCGTCCCATGCTGAGTTCTAgaggagaatttttattttttcagtctTCTAACATGTGTCACTCGTCCGATGATGCTATTCgaaaatatagaatgtttgagtGATTGTAACGGTTTTTTATGATAGGAGAGATCACTTACAAATCTGAATGATGTTGATAACGATGTGGGAGCACATGTAGTTCCGTGCCTaggggagaaatttgaatttcttgtTGTAGCACGTGTGGCTCTCACTTGCACGagtctggaacagagagagaaacgcaTGGTATATGAACAGAAGtaatgagaggaaaattgtcattTACATCAGAGTCAGAATTGAGTGTACTTCGCACATCATACGAGATGAGTTCTCCAACATCTTCCCCATCGTTCATCCTCCCAGATAGCCCACCAGCCCATCAACGCATCCTCAACTACTGGCAACAGAAAGCTGCTCTTGCTGCCGAGTTGTCCGCTGCTGCAGCCGCCCCTTCACCACTCACCGTGGAATCACCATCGCCGGGCGGCAAGATCGTGCTGGGAGACAGTCCTCTTCAATGGCTGGCGCCAGCTGCTACCTGGGCACCGCGGCGAGCAGTGCTAGCTACTCTATCGAACAAGATCAAGCAGAAGCAGGGGAAGAGGAGGTTGGCGTTTGAGGAGCCTGAGGTTAGCGGGGAAGAGGACGAGGAGACAATCTACTGacaaacaaaggttagtttcaacaaatattattaacttgtatgtgtacagattttttccatgattgattgttaaaaaaaaaaaaaatctgtacacatacaagcctttgattattattattcgatagcaaggaaatattatttgaactgattagggattgaattattgattaaattcaaattcaaattcaaattgttttattcatagaatattacatattcacaaaatataaaagtgtttaaattacatgaataaattctccctgcctggatgatttgtccgtgtgcagggaggagtcgcaaattatcagacagagggcaaacactagcaataataaaataaattacaaagtatgaattataaataaatttgaaagaataataagagagtTTATTCTAATGATACATTTTAAaactaaagatagaaaaaaaaacaataaataaataaaataaaagtgtcaGCTTGACGGCGTTCAAAGGGCTGAGTTGGGAGTAATATAGCTTTATTAGTGTGGTACTGTGTGTAATAATTGAATGTAATTCTGTGTTCAGAACTAGAAATATTCATCCATATGGAGAATGTAGAAGAGCCTCCCCAGCATCTGAACCGATGCAGAGCAGCCACCCGGTCACTCTCCACTTATAGACGGCAACGCTAACCGCTTATAGAAGGCAACGCtattaaagtaatcgatcatgcatcaattattcgatagcaaggaaatattatttgaactgattagaaattgaattattgattaaagtaattgatcatgcatcaattattcgatagcaagggaatattatttgagctggttagaaattgaattattgattaaagtaatcgatcatgcatcaattattcgatagcaaggaaatattatttgaactgattagaaattgaattattgtttaaagtaatcgatcatgcatcaatcattcgatagcaaggaaatattttttgaacaGATTAGAAATTGAATCATTGTTttaagtaatcgatcatgcatcaattattcgatagcaaggaaatattatttgaactgattagaaattgaattatgagatattattattgtttaaagtaatcgatcatgcatcaattattcgatagcaaggaaatattatttgaactgattagaaattggattatgagatattattgtttaaagtaatcgatcatgcataaattatttgatggcaaggaaatattatttgaactagttagagatgaaattatgagatattattgtttaaagtaatcgttcatgtataaattattactcactttgagtttgtgtagtgaatctattgatcaagttctctagtatgatttgccgaatctgatttgatgataatctgaaacaaataagacactaatcaaatatttttcaacagaaacgtgctgGAATGGAGGACAACTCATCGCTTGTCCCGCTGATGAAGGAGGTGCGGCAaggggaggaggatgagatggaCTTTGTCGCAATTGTTAATACACCAACAGCTAGACCGTGGATGCCTCTCCGCGAGCTGGCGGAAGATGTGCCGCACAGTATCATCTCGGCTCGTGAGGAGACAAACCACCACGGCAGAcagataatattaaaaataaacatttcatccACAAAGAAAATTGTCCATAATTTTTCCTgcaaaagttattaaatttaatgctAATTGTAAGAATTTAGGAATGGTGGTGAAGCATGTCACCGCTACATGGACTGACATTGagattgttaaaatttaacaatcttATTCTCATATCATGTTGTGGTGAGATGCTTTACAAGTAGTAATAGTATATAATGTAGTGATcaatgataaattgtgtacatatttaataaaaaattgttttcaattcttacctgttgttgttgttgttgataagttcacaatgaatagtagaaacacagaaGAAGGATGGTTTACCTTTCACCTGCTTacactctgttgtgaatgataagtAAAGAAGCTGAGCAccccttttatagtttgttgtgagcatgctcagaggctcagtagtctttactactacacagacacacacacacacacacacacacacacacacacacacacacacacacacacacacacacaccacacacaccacacacacacacacacacacacacacacacacacacacacacacacacacacacacacacacacactattagcatgtcctattccaccctttaggtttcctaataattgcgaagtattgctacgacgcggactagctacagccgggtatgggtcggggttggtgaccgtattgactggtggagataccggacctacacttctccctctatcctgattctttaccctctgcttctatcgcgagatttttaatttcaggggaagagtgttcgtccgtgccgttgctggccgattcggccctcggcctttggaatacagggtgggtgttaagggagattaagataaccctatacaaggagacggatctgactatcagatccctaccaataattctatttataaaggtggTACGCAATCTggaccaactgcgaattgacagcgagcaagctgtacctgcaagcccaggatgtggtttttctatggggtttaaggtgagggCTATGGAGTAACGGTATGGCAGAACTATGGAGTTGTTAGTGATATTTAAGATATCGTCAAATAGAGCACGGTATAGGatgtaagctatagagaatagggtgcagggtatgaggtatacggtatagggtatagggaacagagaatcaataataagattattatcccctacagcaaataaatatctgctcaataatctgcaatctgagaattgcgctctagctctcagcaagctggacctgctagctaaatacagtatatcaatttcaattatgtggtaatCAAAGTTTAGAAGGATaaggtttcgggtgtcggatttctgaatcgcgagcctgcagctgcgaaaggattttcagcaattctgaaactgctaaacaggatttccgcgctaatctgatgactgcgcgccggctattaagggccaatctgtgactgcccttaagggtatgggaatcactctcaatcgtccgaaacgcttttaaattaatagtcagtatgtcgactattatgagaggatagaaaagatttttcacagacacagtctgtagaataatatcgggaagacaacagtctgtcattgtcagggtaggaaaggattttcccaggattttccacaaggaaaatatcgagtcagagactcctaattcaggaaaagatttcaatagacttttccaagtaattgccagtctaaggactaccacaaaatcgatctctaatttgtagctgagatcacgggaaaattcgtgaattttccacaggtaaagccagcaaataatatttgctattaaagaagacaggtttctaagaattttagaaaggattcgcgggtctgaaaacccgcgactaggccgatctcgaatctggaactgagatcaggaaggattttaacacaggaagaattaagagaaggaaggagaaaggatgccgcagtctagaaacttcggcgagggagtcctcaagctgtacctgagagctagaaggattttagaatagggaaagtggagagaaagaaagagaaaggacgtcgcagtctaccaacttcgacaaggacgaactcaagctgtacctgagttctctaggaaatgattggaattttcctacttggaattacagcaagtcagaaactgctaagaaaagttaaaatactgggccactctatagtatgaaaaccaagcaaggaaaacttactataaatg belongs to Nilaparvata lugens isolate BPH chromosome 9, ASM1435652v1, whole genome shotgun sequence and includes:
- the LOC120353045 gene encoding uncharacterized protein LOC120353045; its protein translation is MRGKLSFTSESELSVLRTSYEMSSPTSSPSFILPDSPPAHQRILNYWQQKAALAAELSAAAAAPSPLTVESPSPGGKIVLGDSPLQWLAPAATWAPRRAVLATLSNKIKQKQGKRRLAFEEPEVSGEEDEETIY